GCCGGGAAGGGACAAGGAAGACATTGGCAAAAAGAGAGCATATTTTGGAATAAAAACAGTAGACAGATTAATAGAATTTGAATGTGGAAGTAAAGAAGACAAACTCATGCTGGTTTTCATTGGAACGGTGTTATGTTGCcagtttcatttcttttttctcCGAAGTACTTACTCTTGTCATTTTTGTTTTGCGGCTAGACTTATTTACCCTACAAATTTAGCATAACCATATACAATGTATTCATCCTGTTAGAGATGCATTTAATTCATGGCTAAATCTGGTCCATGAGATATAACACAAAGCAATTGTTAGCAGGGCACTAACTCCTTTTCTTGTTGTTTCCTCTTTCTCAATAGTTTTCAACAATTGTCCTGATTCATGCTTTATCTTTCTGAATCCAGTCCATATTTTTTAAACTCAGACTTGACAAAGACAATTCTTATGGTTAATTACGAACCTAAGGATGCAATTGGGTAAGCTGCTCTTTTTTTACCTAATGCTATTGTGCTATTAATTAGTCTGGCTTGATCATGAATAAGGTTTGCTTGCTGCATTTTTTACAGGACCGAAATTTTCTGGTTTCTGAAAAATTGCTTGACACTGAATGTTTTGAAGGAAAAGCCCAAGAAAAGcttcttcaactttttcaaaCATCCAGAAGTCCTTGAATGTTCTAAAGACATTGATGAAGATGTTATATGGCATGTTATCTATATAAATTCAAGGCTTAATTTCCCAAGAATAGCTTCCTACTATAGCTTGAAcaaattaatttcttttgtaaCAGATTGAGGAACTTCAATATCAGCTGAAATACGACTA
This portion of the Trifolium pratense cultivar HEN17-A07 linkage group LG3, ARS_RC_1.1, whole genome shotgun sequence genome encodes:
- the LOC123918861 gene encoding nucleosome assembly protein 1;3-like; translation: MKSMHIAGTFTKKKTYIVTGVCSDILAWPGRDKEDIGKKRAYFGIKTVDRLIEFECGSKEDKLMLVFIGTVLCCQFHFFFLRNLTKTILMVNYEPKDAIGTEIFWFLKNCLTLNVLKEKPKKSFFNFFKHPEVLECSKDIDEDVIWHVIYINSRLNFPRIASYYSLNKLISFVTD